The following coding sequences are from one Chaetodon trifascialis isolate fChaTrf1 chromosome 24, fChaTrf1.hap1, whole genome shotgun sequence window:
- the LOC139327962 gene encoding gastrula zinc finger protein XlCGF57.1-like, whose translation MSRKPLDAVFQPEVRLHRADVQLLSASPEEDPPEQQDWSPRLDQEDPAELPHIKEEQEELWSSQEGEQLPGPEEADITKSTVPPVPVKSEEEDEEKPQSSQLHQRHAEDMKTEADGEDCGGPEAARSSNPDRHLEADSEDETSQSSDPETDDSCDWEETRGPRSGLKPLQNNEVPGSDVKCNTGQTSFSSSECASSFDHSGVQTGEKPFGCSVCGKRYNQKKSLTSHMRLHSEGKLLSCSVCKKIFKRRGDVVTHMRIHTGEKPFSCSVCGKAFAQKEHLRQHFSVHTGEKPFSCSICGKVFAQKTQMRHHMRIHTGEKPFSCSVCGKRFAQCSNMTKHLRVHTGEKPFSCSVCKSSFSRRGNLSTHMRMHTGEKPFSCSVCGKRFLRKVTLTNHMALHTGEKPFSCSVCSKRFIQKVNLTNHMARHMEEK comes from the exons ATGTCTCGAAAACCGCTggacgctgttttccagccGGAAGTCCGgttacacagagcag ACGTCCAGCTGCTGTCGGCGAGTCCAGAAGAGGATccccctgagcagcaggactggagcccccgtctggaccaggaggacccagcagagctgccacacattaaagaggaacaggaggaactgtggagcagtcaggagggagagcagcttccAGGGCCGGAGGAGGCCGACATCACCAAGTCCACAGTCCCTCctgtccctgtgaagagtgaagaagaggatgaagagaaacctcagtcctcacagcttcatcagagacacgctgaagacatgaagacagaagcTGATGGAGAGGACTGTGGAGGACCAGAAGCAGCCAGGAGCTCAAATCCAGACAGACATTTAGAAGCAGACAGTGAGGACGAGACGTCTCAGTCCTCTGACCCTGAGACtgatgacagctgtgactgggaggagaccagAGGACCTCGGTCAGGTTTAAAGCCTCTGCAGAACAATGAAGTACCTGGAAGTGATGTGAAGTGTAACACTGGACAAACATCATTCAGCTCCTCTGAATGTGCTTCAAGCTTTGACCACAGTGGAGTccaaacaggagagaaaccgTTTGGTTGCTCAGTTTGTGGTAAAAGATACAACCAGAAGAAATCCTTAACGTCTCACATGAGACTTCATTCAGAGGGAAAACTTTTGAGCTGCTCAGTTTGTAAGAAAATTTTTAAAAGGAGAGGAGATGTTGTGACTCAcatgagaatccacacaggagagaaacccttcagttgttcTGTTTGTGGAAAAGCGTTTGCACAAAAGGAACATCTGAGACAACACTTTAgtgtccacacaggggagaaacccttcagttgttcAATCTGTGGGAAGGTATTTGCACAAAAGACGCAAATGAGACATCAcatgagaatccacacaggagagaaacccttcagttgttcTGTCTGTGGTAAAAGATTTGCACAGTGCTCAAATATGACCAAACACTTACGAGTTCATACGGGTGAAAaacctttcagctgctcagtttgtaaATCGAGTTTTAGTCGCCGAGGCAATTTGTCCACACACATGAGAATGCATACTGGGGAGAAACCATTTAGTTGTTCAGTTTGTGGGAAAAGATTTTTACGAAAGGTAACTCTGACAAACCACATGGCactccacacaggggagaaaccatttaGTTGCTCAGTTTGCAGTAAAAGATTCATACAAAAGGTGAACCTGACAAATCACATGGCTCGTCACATGGAGGAGAAATAA